Proteins from one Setaria italica strain Yugu1 chromosome V, Setaria_italica_v2.0, whole genome shotgun sequence genomic window:
- the LOC101777589 gene encoding G-type lectin S-receptor-like serine/threonine-protein kinase At2g19130 — protein sequence MRWQPTSSRVHLKTPPRLQSSKPPSMSLAAVAIAMALVAYCCTAGHPGAGEAADTVSARRPLRGNDTVVSAQGKFELGLFSPGSSGRYYLGIWYKNVPVQTAIWVGNRESPLSDVASAELRVSSDSGNLELVWRSQSSASPAVVWWTNLSSSSVASSPGSNIAVMRDNGNLVLLDGGNSSNVLWQSFDHPTDTLVPEGWLGENKLTGEYQALTSWRNAEDPAPGMFTDTVDRNGSSEFFFLWNSSRVYWRSGVWTGRVFANLPEAVNNVLFNQTYIETPAYRRVTSVLYDNATITRMVLDLTGQTKQYIWVAESQSWQFFWAAPTVQCDVYALCGAFGICNQRTQPPCQCPPGFAPATERDWGLKDWSGGCHRSAPLRCGGNGSTDGFLELPDMKLPDDSFSVSAQSRAECESACLKNCSCQAYTFSSGGGCAVWHDGFQNLEQLYGDAGGSSSSLYVRLSESELQHLRGVKGKNRRLLWLVLGIVLACLAALGASALVAWMLLSRRKRLEKMDNQKGSSLHVYSYRELRAATKNFSERLGGGGFGTVYRGVVNGHTEVAVKKLEGLRQGDKQFRTEVNTLGLIQHVNLVRLVGFCSSGDEKMLVYDYMPNGSLDSYLFGSKPCPSWRDRYGIMLGIARGLAYLHEGCRECIIHCDIKPENILLDKDLCPKIADFGMAKLVGRDFSRVLTTMRGTIGYLAPEWISGLPISAKADVYSFGMVLFELISGLRNAEGYDGDGEAGQRRSTFFPVWAAARVVEGDTAAVADPRLRGDVGKGELERACRVACWCIQDQDDHRPTMAQVVQALEGVVDVYVPPVPRALQHLATLT from the coding sequence ATGCGGTGGCAACCGACCTCATCAAGAGTCCACCTGAAAACCCCACCGCGCTTGCAATCTTCCAAGCCTCCAAGCATGTCACTGGCTGCTGTTGCCATCGCTATGGCCCTTGTCGCCTACTGCTGCACGGCAGGCCATCCcggcgcgggggaggcggcggacaCCGtctcggcgcggcggccgctgcgGGGCAACGATACGGTGGTCTCGGCGCAGGGCAAGTTCGAGCTGGGCCTCTTCAGCCCCGGCAGCTCCGGCCGGTACTACCTCGGCATCTGGTACAAGAACGTCCCCGTGCAGACCGCCATCTGGGTCGGCAACCGTGAAAGTCCCCTGTCAGATGTTGCCTCGGCTGAGCTCCGGGTGTCCTCCGACAGCGGCAACCTCGAGCTCGTCTGGCGGAGCCAATCCTCTGCCTCGCCGGCCGTCGTGTGGTGGACCAACCTGTCGTCCTCGTCGGTGGCATCGTCGCCGGGGTCAAACATCGCGGTGATGCGTGACAATGGCAATCTGGTTCTCCTCGACGGGGGCAACTCCTCCAACgtgctgtggcagagcttcgaCCACCCAACGGACACGCTGGTGCCGGAGGGGTGGCTCGGGGAGAACAAGCTCACCGGCGAGTACCAGGCGCTGACGTCGTGGCGCAACGCCGAGGACCCCGCGCCGGGGATGTTCACGGATACGGTGGACCGCAACGGCAGCAGCgagttcttcttcctctggaacAGCTCCCGCGTGTACTGGCGCAGCGGCGTCTGGACAGGGCGCGTCTTCGCCAATCTACCGGAGGCCGTCAACAACGTGCTCTTCAACCAGACGTACATCGAGACGCCGGCGTACCGGCGCGTCACCAGCGTGCTCTACGACAACGCGACGATCACGCGCATGGTTCTCGACCTCACGGGCCAGACGAAGCAGTACATCTGGGTAGCCGAAAGCCAGAGCTGGCAGTTCTTCTGGGCCGCGCCCACCGTTCAGTGCGACGTCTACGCGCTCTGCGGCGCCTTTGGCATCTGCAACCAGAGGACCCAGCCGCCGTGTCAGTGCCCTCCCGGGTTCGCGCCCGCGACGGAGCGGGATTGGGGCCTCAAAGATTGGAGCGGCGGGTGCCACCGGAGCGCGCCGCTCCGGTGCGGAGGCAACGGGTCAACGGACGGATTCCTGGAACTTCCGGACATGAAGCTCCCGGACGACTCGTTCTCTGTGAGCGCCCAGAGCAGAGCAGAGTGTGAGTCGGCTTGCTTAAAGAACTGCTCCTGCCAGGCTTACACATTCTCCAGCGGTGGTGGCTGTGCCGTCTGGCACGACGGCTTCCAAAACCTCGAGCAGTTGTATGGCGATGCCGGGGGTTCGTCGTCGAGCCTGTACGTCCGGTTGTCAGAATCTGAACTGCAACATCTGCGCGGCGTGAAGGGGAAGAACAGGCGCCTGCTGTGGCTCGTTCTTGGCATCGTTTTAGCTTGTCTTGCAGCATTGGGTGCATCGGCACTAGTAGCGTGGATGCTTCTATCTAGGAGGAAACGACTGGAGAAAATGGATAATCAGAAGGGCTCCTCCTTGCATGTTTACAGCTACAGggagctccgcgccgccacGAAGAACTTCTCCGAACGGCTGGGTGGCGGAGGCTTCGGCACGGTGTACCGCGGCGTTGTGAACGGGCACACCGAAGTGGCTGTCAAGAAACTAGAGGGCCTTCGGCAGGGCGACAAGCAGTTCCGGACGGAGGTGAACACTCTGGGGCTCATCCAACACGTCAACCTCGTCCGGCTCGTCGGATTCTGCTCGTCCGGCGACGAGAAGATGCTCGTGTACGACTACATGCCCAACGGCTCACTGGACTCCTACCTCTTCGGGAGCAAACCGTGCCCGAGCTGGCGCGACCGCTACGGCATCATGCTCGGCATCGCTAGGGGGCTGGCCTACCTGCACGAGGGCTGCCGTGAGTGCATCATACACTGCGACATCAAACCGGAGAACATTCTGCTAGACAAGGACTTGTGCCCGAAGATCGCTGACTTCGGGATGGCGAAGCTGGTGGGGAGGGACTTCAGCCGGGTCTTGACGACGATGCGGGGCACCATAGGGTACCTCGCGCCCGAGTGGATCTCCGGGCTGCCAATCAGCGCCAAGGCCGATGTGTACAGCTTCGGGATGGTGCTCTTCGAGCTCATCTCAGGGCTCCGCAACGCCGAGGGTTACGACGGCGATGGTGAGGCAGGGCAGCGTCGGTCCACGTTCTTCCCGGTCTGGGCCGCAGCGCGGGTGGTGGAAGGGGACACGGCCGCCGTGGCGGACCCGAGGCTGCGCGGCGACGTGGGCAAGGGGGAGCTGGAGCGTGCCTGCCGGGTGGCGTGCTGGTGCATCCAGGATCAGGATGATCACCGGCCGACCATGGCGCAGGTCGTGCAGGCGCTGGAGGGCGTCGTCGACGTCTACGTGCCGCCGGTGCCCCGGGCACTCCAGCACCTCGCGACACTGACATGA